DNA sequence from the Methanosarcinales archaeon genome:
CTAAAATATGTATTTTTATTGAAAATTATAGAAATATCTGAATATTTATGACAATCTACTCCAGCCTACTCTAGCCAGTAGCGGGCTGCACACGTATGAAACCCTTCGGGTTCCATACGTGGACAGAATTTTTTTAATCAAATTAAATTAATCGAATATCTCGGGTACGATCCTGCGAGCTACTTCACTGTATGCACTTGTCAGATCGCCCTTGTCGAACCTGAACACGTCCTTGTCCAATGACTGCCCCGTCTTTTTATCCCACAACCGGCAGGTATCACATGAGATCTCATCTCCCAGCACGATCTCGCTACCCATGTGCCCGAACTCAAGTTTGAAATCAGGCAGTATCAGTCCCCGTTCATCAAGATATGGTTTTAGGATTTCATTGATCTTAAGCGCTGTTTCGCGGATCTCTGCCATCTCTTCCTTGGTGGCCATACCCAATGCCACAGCAATATCTTCATTTAACATGGGATCATGCCGCTGGTCATCTTTATAGTCCATCACGATTACAGGCGGTTCAAGGTGCTGCCCTTCTTTGAAAGGATACTTCTTGGTAATTGATCCGGCTGCAATATTTCGCACTATGACTTCTACCAGGATGATCTTAATATTATTCACCAGCATCTCATTACCAGATATCATCTCTTTGAAATGGGTCTTGATACCTTTTTTATCCAGGAGTTCAAATAATTTTTTTGATATTTGGGCATTATAATAGCCTTTCTTGGGAACCTCGCTCTTTTTGGCCCCGTCAAAGGCAGTAAGGCTGTCTCTGAATTCCACTATAAGCAGATCGGGATCTTCGGTCCTAAAAACAGTCTTGGCCTTTCCAGAATATAATATGTCCAGTTTCTTCATCTAAACATCCTCGCTCGGGAGAGGTTGAATTCATGGTATTAAAGGATATAATACTATCTATAAATGTGTATACGCTTCGAAAAATCCCCCTCAAGCTTTTTATTTTAATATATTCATAACATAATAGTATCAAATGGTTCAAGATAAGATCATTTTTGGAATTGATATCTCAAAAGGTTCCTCCAGGGGAAAAGAGAAACCCAGCTACGCAGTAACAGTACATTCCAGTGGTCGTGTTGAACATCACAGGATGGTCAGCCTGTATAAACTTATAAGAATGATCTGGGAACAAAAGCCTCACAT
Encoded proteins:
- a CDS encoding phosphoribosylaminoimidazolesuccinocarboxamide synthase — protein: MKKLDILYSGKAKTVFRTEDPDLLIVEFRDSLTAFDGAKKSEVPKKGYYNAQISKKLFELLDKKGIKTHFKEMISGNEMLVNNIKIILVEVIVRNIAAGSITKKYPFKEGQHLEPPVIVMDYKDDQRHDPMLNEDIAVALGMATKEEMAEIRETALKINEILKPYLDERGLILPDFKLEFGHMGSEIVLGDEISCDTCRLWDKKTGQSLDKDVFRFDKGDLTSAYSEVARRIVPEIFD